One window from the genome of Flavobacterium agricola encodes:
- the glsA gene encoding glutaminase A, producing MDKKISKSKIKEVVNAAYQKFLNEQSGKNADYIPYLANIDKNLFGISVCLLNGEIIEVGNTDYHFGIESVSKVHTAILAMRQYGSDEVLNKIGADATGLPFNSIMAILLENDHPSTPLVNAGAISACSMVKPTGDSDAKWKAIVTNIKDLCASDPVLIDELYKSESDTNYNNRAISFLLKNFDRIYDDPDLSLDLYTRQCSLGITAQQLAITGATIANKGFNPVSKQVVFDAGLAPKITSLIASVGFYEHTGDWIYSSGIPAKSGVGGGVMGVMPGLFGIAAFAPPLDDAGNSVKAQLAIKYIMNELSLNVFSGDQVVIE from the coding sequence ATGGATAAAAAGATTAGTAAAAGCAAAATTAAGGAAGTCGTTAATGCAGCATATCAAAAATTTTTAAATGAGCAATCAGGTAAAAATGCTGATTATATTCCTTATTTGGCAAATATTGATAAAAATTTATTTGGTATTAGTGTTTGTTTACTAAATGGTGAAATTATTGAAGTAGGGAATACTGATTATCATTTTGGTATTGAGTCAGTTTCAAAAGTGCATACAGCCATTTTAGCTATGCGTCAATATGGAAGTGATGAAGTGCTAAATAAAATTGGTGCAGACGCTACCGGATTGCCCTTCAATTCAATTATGGCTATTTTGCTAGAAAATGATCACCCTTCAACGCCATTAGTCAATGCAGGAGCTATTTCTGCTTGTAGCATGGTCAAACCAACAGGTGACTCAGATGCTAAATGGAAAGCAATTGTTACAAATATTAAAGATTTATGTGCTAGTGATCCAGTTTTAATCGATGAGTTATATAAATCTGAATCAGATACAAATTATAACAACAGAGCCATTTCTTTTTTGTTAAAAAACTTCGACCGTATTTATGATGACCCCGATCTATCTTTAGATTTATATACACGCCAGTGTTCTTTAGGAATTACAGCTCAACAACTTGCTATTACTGGAGCAACTATTGCTAATAAAGGGTTTAATCCGGTTAGTAAACAGGTTGTTTTTGATGCTGGCTTGGCTCCTAAAATTACTTCATTAATTGCTAGCGTAGGTTTTTACGAACATACAGGGGATTGGATTTATAGTTCCGGAATTCCTGCTAAAAGTGGTGTTGGTGGCGGTGTTATGGGAGTAATGCCAGGTTTGTTTGGTATTGCTGCTTTTGCTCCCCCATTAGACGATGCTGGTAATTCTGTTAAAGCCCAATTAGCTATTAAATATATTATGAACGAATTAAGTTTAAATGTATTTAGTGGTGATCAAGTTGTTATTGAATAA
- a CDS encoding transposase: protein MFKRKTLLLIMATSKKKTPEKFVKDIRNNTRRIFTAEQKILIVMEALRAEISVSELCQKYSISQSQFCEYVTSS, encoded by the coding sequence GTGTTTAAACGAAAAACATTACTTTTAATTATGGCTACATCTAAAAAGAAAACTCCAGAAAAGTTTGTAAAAGATATTCGCAACAACACGCGTCGAATCTTTACAGCAGAACAAAAGATTTTAATCGTTATGGAAGCCTTGCGAGCCGAAATCTCTGTATCAGAGTTATGTCAAAAGTATAGCATCTCTCAATCTCAATTCTGTGAATACGTCACATCTTCGTAG
- a CDS encoding IS481 family transposase translates to MKKTKEIEAYLTYNKKLQVLKYAKEYGNNSIAYNFFGVKKSTFYKWKKAYDEHGEEGLLRKKPSPRTFPNQIKQEIVNKVLELRKEHKLGTWRIKWYLERYHDILISESSVYRILKRHNISRLDRKVTRRAMHSIRYEKETPGHHVQVDVKFLIFKDANGQKIKRFQYTAIDDATRIRALKIYEIHNQLSSIDFINYVVEKFPFRINTIQTDNGHEFQSKFHWHVQDLGMRHRFIKVGTPQLNGKVERSHLTDKKEFYQLLSYTDDVDLNQKLEQWENFYNFNRPHGSFKGKTPYEILKSKLK, encoded by the coding sequence ATGAAAAAGACAAAAGAAATAGAAGCTTATTTAACTTATAATAAAAAACTACAAGTTCTAAAATACGCTAAAGAATATGGAAACAACTCTATCGCATATAATTTTTTTGGCGTTAAAAAGAGTACATTTTATAAATGGAAAAAAGCATATGATGAACATGGAGAAGAAGGTTTACTTAGAAAGAAGCCAAGCCCTCGTACATTTCCCAATCAAATCAAGCAAGAAATTGTAAATAAAGTATTAGAACTTCGAAAAGAACATAAATTAGGGACTTGGCGAATTAAATGGTATTTAGAACGTTATCATGACATTTTAATATCAGAATCAAGTGTTTATCGTATTCTAAAGCGTCATAATATTAGTCGGTTAGACAGAAAAGTAACTAGAAGAGCCATGCATAGTATTAGATACGAAAAAGAAACACCTGGTCATCATGTACAGGTTGATGTTAAATTTCTAATTTTTAAAGATGCAAATGGTCAAAAAATCAAGCGCTTCCAATATACAGCGATTGATGATGCTACACGAATTAGAGCGCTTAAAATCTATGAAATACATAACCAACTAAGTTCAATTGATTTCATAAATTATGTTGTAGAAAAATTTCCATTTAGAATTAATACAATTCAAACAGATAATGGACATGAATTTCAATCAAAATTTCATTGGCATGTTCAAGATTTAGGTATGAGACACCGATTTATAAAGGTAGGTACACCTCAGTTAAATGGGAAAGTTGAACGATCTCATTTGACTGATAAAAAAGAGTTTTATCAACTTTTAAGCTATACTGATGATGTCGATCTAAATCAAAAATTAGAACAATGGGAAAATTTTTATAATTTCAACAGACCACATGGTTCATTTAAAGGAAAAACACCTTATGAAATACTAAAATCAAAACTAAAATAG
- a CDS encoding SusC/RagA family TonB-linked outer membrane protein, producing the protein MLKKTILFCLPLAIPFSLYAKEYHATTYNVIQSFYKLQVMDEYNQPVVNAMLEVEGYSLVFFTDENGMVELPKTLQGKNFYVSLDGYITIHGIVGFNTDLVLLEDNINQLDEIVVVGYGDSKRKNLTSSIGKVKTKNISPRNVSSANQLLQGQVAGVNLTTANGTPGSRSRVSIRGISSINGDNEPLYVIDGIPISKSNASYNYSGEFVQDPLSLINPSDIESMDVLKDAAATAIYGSRGANGVIIINTKQGKKGKLKFSFSQLTGLSTMPKKMNLLSSDQYINLQNEAVNNYNQDFGYIPGKPGYIDINKVLGKVPENYTDIGWQDLIIRNAATTTQTDFSVSGGNEKVKTYNSIGYAYQEGLINKSSLKRYSLRSNVNYKPNDKFDLGFNIAGNFTQSSSIPNGDQGTALFQRSLEQRPYDSPYLANGDYSVGGKDILRHNALIILDKDHTDDKNYQSLINLYGAYHFLNGFTFKTSYNSELRIGHGARRQEIGHPYNGGLGWINDSRNTRYSQAFDNVLSYEKTLFDVFNVNAMIGHSYFSDKYTFNTVTGREFPANDFKHINAATIVTGSSSMSEYAIESYFGRLNLGFDDKYLVSATIRRDGSSKFNKDYRYDYFPSVSAGWIFSSEKFMNNVNFINFGKLRASWGKTGNQDGIGNYDYFALAQGGYNYNGTTGLSITSIGNKNLKWEVNTQSDIGIDLSFLSNRLNFTYDFFIKESKDLLYNVPILQTSGFSNMTQNIGKLRNVGHEFTISSINISNPNFTWTTNLNLSLIKNEVKSLLGDGVVTIGNWNAIIEGQPLGVFYGYEHQGIYQTVDQIPTNLYNQGVRPGDIIYADINGDGQINSSDRTVIGNSQPDFFGGFTNTFKYKNFDMSIFATFSVGNDIVSNWRTGLDHLGGTDYNNIASSYNDRWTGPGTSNWVPRATKGSWNTKNSSYYIEDGSYLRLKNLTVGYTLPEALLQKIGFENIRVFATVNNLFTITNYSGYDPEAASGTNAASFGIDNLVTPQPRSFLLGITIN; encoded by the coding sequence ATGCTCAAAAAAACTATTTTATTTTGCTTACCCTTAGCGATTCCATTTTCGCTTTATGCTAAGGAGTATCACGCAACAACTTACAACGTCATTCAAAGCTTTTACAAGCTTCAAGTTATGGATGAGTACAACCAACCCGTTGTAAATGCAATGTTAGAAGTAGAAGGCTATTCTCTAGTTTTTTTTACCGATGAGAATGGTATGGTAGAATTACCTAAAACATTACAAGGAAAAAACTTCTACGTTTCTTTAGACGGTTATATTACAATACACGGTATTGTAGGTTTTAACACTGATTTAGTATTGTTAGAAGATAACATCAACCAATTAGATGAAATTGTTGTAGTTGGTTATGGAGATAGTAAAAGAAAAAATTTAACATCATCGATTGGTAAAGTAAAAACTAAAAATATCTCACCTCGAAATGTTTCTTCTGCAAATCAATTATTACAAGGACAAGTAGCCGGAGTTAATTTAACAACGGCTAACGGAACGCCAGGCAGCAGATCTCGAGTTAGTATTAGAGGTATATCATCTATTAACGGAGATAATGAACCTTTATACGTAATTGATGGTATTCCAATTTCAAAATCAAATGCAAGTTATAATTACTCTGGAGAATTTGTACAAGATCCATTATCACTAATTAATCCGTCTGACATTGAATCTATGGATGTTTTAAAAGATGCTGCTGCAACAGCTATTTACGGTTCAAGAGGTGCCAACGGAGTTATTATTATAAACACAAAGCAAGGAAAAAAAGGTAAATTAAAATTTTCATTTTCTCAGTTAACAGGCTTAAGTACAATGCCAAAGAAAATGAACTTGTTGTCTAGTGATCAGTATATTAATTTACAAAACGAGGCAGTTAATAATTATAACCAAGATTTTGGTTATATACCAGGAAAACCAGGGTACATTGATATTAATAAAGTTTTAGGTAAAGTACCTGAAAACTATACGGATATTGGTTGGCAAGATTTAATTATTAGAAATGCTGCAACAACTACTCAAACAGATTTTTCTGTAAGCGGCGGAAACGAAAAAGTTAAAACTTATAATTCTATTGGTTATGCTTATCAAGAAGGCTTAATTAATAAAAGTTCTTTAAAACGTTATTCACTTCGTTCAAATGTAAATTACAAACCAAATGATAAGTTTGATTTAGGTTTTAACATTGCCGGAAACTTTACACAAAGTTCATCAATACCAAATGGTGATCAAGGAACAGCATTGTTTCAGCGTTCTTTAGAACAAAGACCTTACGATTCTCCTTATTTAGCAAATGGAGATTATTCAGTTGGTGGTAAAGATATTTTAAGACACAACGCATTAATTATTTTAGATAAAGACCATACTGATGATAAAAATTACCAATCATTAATTAACCTGTATGGTGCTTACCACTTTTTGAATGGCTTTACTTTTAAAACCAGTTATAATTCGGAGTTAAGAATTGGTCATGGTGCCAGACGTCAAGAAATTGGTCATCCATATAACGGAGGATTAGGGTGGATTAATGATAGCCGTAATACGAGATACAGCCAGGCTTTTGACAATGTATTGTCTTACGAAAAAACTTTGTTTGATGTCTTTAATGTTAATGCAATGATTGGACATTCTTATTTTTCAGACAAATATACCTTCAACACAGTAACTGGACGAGAGTTTCCAGCTAACGACTTTAAGCACATAAACGCAGCAACAATTGTTACTGGCTCTAGTTCTATGTCAGAATATGCTATTGAGTCCTATTTTGGTCGTTTAAACTTAGGTTTTGACGATAAATATTTAGTATCTGCAACTATTCGTAGAGATGGCTCTTCTAAATTTAATAAAGATTACCGTTACGACTATTTCCCTTCGGTTTCAGCAGGATGGATTTTTTCGAGTGAAAAATTTATGAATAATGTCAACTTTATCAACTTCGGTAAACTAAGAGCCAGTTGGGGGAAAACCGGAAATCAAGATGGGATTGGTAACTACGATTACTTTGCCTTAGCACAAGGAGGATACAACTATAACGGTACTACAGGTTTAAGTATTACATCCATAGGTAATAAAAACTTAAAATGGGAAGTAAATACTCAAAGCGATATAGGTATTGACTTAAGTTTTTTAAGTAACCGTTTAAACTTTACCTATGACTTTTTTATTAAGGAATCTAAAGACTTATTATATAACGTACCTATTTTACAAACTAGTGGTTTTTCTAATATGACTCAAAACATTGGAAAATTGCGAAACGTTGGACATGAGTTTACTATTTCATCAATTAACATATCAAATCCTAATTTTACGTGGACTACAAATTTAAACCTATCATTAATTAAAAATGAAGTAAAAAGTTTATTAGGTGATGGTGTTGTTACTATAGGTAATTGGAACGCTATTATTGAAGGACAACCATTAGGTGTTTTTTATGGATACGAGCATCAAGGAATTTACCAAACAGTTGATCAAATACCAACCAACTTATACAACCAAGGCGTAAGACCTGGAGACATAATTTATGCAGATATTAACGGAGATGGTCAAATAAACTCATCAGACAGAACCGTAATAGGTAATTCACAACCTGATTTTTTCGGTGGATTTACCAATACATTTAAATATAAAAACTTTGACATGTCTATTTTTGCAACTTTTTCAGTTGGAAATGATATTGTTTCAAATTGGCGTACTGGTTTAGACCATTTGGGAGGAACAGATTACAACAATATTGCATCTTCATATAACGACCGATGGACTGGACCTGGAACATCTAATTGGGTTCCGCGTGCAACAAAAGGAAGTTGGAATACAAAAAATAGTTCATACTATATAGAAGACGGTTCATACTTAAGGTTAAAAAATTTAACTGTTGGATACACGTTACCTGAAGCTTTACTTCAAAAAATAGGATTTGAAAATATTAGAGTATTTGCTACTGTAAATAACCTATTTACTATTACAAATTATTCTGGGTATGATCCTGAAGCTGCAAGCGGAACAAATGCAGCAAGCTTTGGAATAGACAATTTAGTTACACCACAACCTAGATCGTTTTTACTAGGTATTACTATCAATTAA
- a CDS encoding RagB/SusD family nutrient uptake outer membrane protein encodes MKTKKYSIKNILLFFSLAIGFQSCQNDLDIYSENAISPEQITESNIQFFLNGLYRTSTPIRDDYFYNDIRGGNYTWTALSGNNSKFGVLITGNGLDDRNAFSSSYWQYCYKNIYNANNIIEAAEKTNNTTIIAEAKYIRAYMYYNLVTIFGGVPLITTNTTANLPRVSAKEIWDQITNDLDYSISNAKVLSETSNDRVSIQASKALKARVLLALNQKTEAANLATEVINESGLKLDSDYGRIFQATKSSSEILFAFANLTTESNTRLSQLFWPYGTQWAGSYFVQPSEYVVNELYETNDKRKEINVKNITNSDGTYNTIISKYTDVQPIIVSRLTEMYFIAAEGYGLGTGLSYLNDVRTTRNLPTYSAIDISSEDAFLNLVLLERRKELYSEGFLFYDLVRTNKAINLPNISQTEQYVLPIPGSQVILSDGMLTQNPGY; translated from the coding sequence ATGAAAACTAAAAAATATTCAATTAAAAATATCCTATTATTTTTTTCTTTAGCAATAGGATTTCAATCATGTCAAAATGATTTAGATATTTATTCAGAAAACGCTATATCTCCAGAACAAATAACAGAAAGTAATATTCAGTTTTTTCTTAACGGTTTGTACCGTACTTCTACCCCTATTCGAGACGATTATTTTTACAACGATATTCGAGGAGGAAATTATACTTGGACTGCTCTTTCAGGTAACAACAGCAAATTTGGTGTTTTAATTACGGGAAATGGGTTAGACGATAGAAATGCATTTTCTAGCAGTTACTGGCAATATTGTTATAAAAATATATACAACGCTAACAATATTATTGAAGCCGCTGAAAAAACAAACAATACAACAATTATAGCAGAAGCTAAGTATATTAGAGCCTACATGTACTACAATTTGGTTACAATATTTGGTGGAGTTCCACTAATTACAACAAATACAACTGCTAATTTACCCCGTGTGTCTGCTAAAGAAATATGGGATCAGATTACTAATGATTTAGACTACAGCATTTCTAACGCAAAGGTTTTAAGCGAAACCTCTAACGATAGGGTTTCTATTCAAGCTAGCAAAGCACTTAAGGCAAGAGTTTTACTTGCTTTAAATCAAAAAACAGAAGCAGCAAACTTAGCTACAGAAGTAATTAATGAAAGTGGTTTAAAATTAGATTCTGATTATGGCAGAATATTTCAGGCAACAAAGTCATCGTCAGAAATTTTATTTGCATTTGCCAATTTAACAACAGAGTCTAACACACGCTTATCTCAATTATTTTGGCCTTATGGTACACAATGGGCAGGATCGTACTTTGTTCAGCCCTCAGAATACGTTGTAAACGAGCTTTACGAAACCAACGATAAAAGAAAAGAAATAAACGTTAAAAACATAACAAATTCTGACGGAACATATAATACAATTATAAGTAAGTACACGGATGTGCAACCTATAATTGTTTCGCGTTTAACAGAAATGTATTTTATTGCTGCTGAAGGTTATGGTCTTGGTACTGGATTATCTTATTTAAATGATGTGAGAACTACAAGAAATCTACCTACATATTCAGCAATTGACATTAGCTCTGAAGATGCTTTTCTAAACTTGGTTTTATTAGAAAGAAGAAAAGAATTATATAGTGAAGGTTTTTTATTCTACGATTTAGTAAGAACTAACAAAGCAATTAACTTACCAAATATTTCTCAAACAGAACAATATGTACTCCCGATACCAGGTAGCCAAGTAATTTTGTCAGATGGTATGTTAACCCAAAACCCAGGATATTAA
- a CDS encoding phosphodiester glycosidase family protein yields the protein MKTTKLLKKYSILLILALTVSCAKKITSATENTEEVLLVKDGWQINPLDKGVVHYELPKQFLKDFNSFQNVNVLAINPLISDYEIVFKDITPRDSISTVANNMEKAIFAINGTYYEKKANNGNSTSYFKSNNVLIDSVQVPSGSLFAWKHEGAFYKKGKDFGIVRGNNKVYTYLEAQNIMSGSPILIENFYPSGAYFVRDYVSDLTTLPYENPDRHQGVRHPRTAVAITDNGTILFVAVDGRNTKAAGMSAKELTLFLKKYFNPKDALNIDGGGSTTFWLKNDNRSDTGVINFPTDNKKSDHYGQRAVRNGFVILKNN from the coding sequence ATGAAAACAACTAAATTATTAAAAAAATACAGTATTTTATTAATTTTAGCACTAACTGTTAGTTGTGCTAAAAAAATAACTTCCGCTACAGAAAATACAGAAGAAGTATTATTAGTAAAAGATGGCTGGCAAATAAATCCTTTAGACAAAGGAGTTGTTCATTATGAATTGCCAAAGCAGTTTTTAAAAGATTTCAACTCATTTCAAAATGTTAACGTATTAGCTATAAATCCATTAATTTCAGATTATGAAATAGTTTTTAAAGATATTACCCCAAGGGATAGTATCTCTACGGTAGCAAATAATATGGAAAAAGCTATTTTTGCCATCAATGGTACGTATTACGAAAAGAAAGCAAATAACGGGAACTCTACTTCGTATTTTAAGTCAAATAATGTGTTAATAGATTCTGTTCAGGTACCATCAGGTAGCTTATTTGCATGGAAGCACGAAGGCGCATTCTATAAAAAAGGAAAGGACTTTGGTATTGTTAGAGGAAATAACAAAGTTTATACGTATCTAGAAGCTCAAAATATCATGTCAGGATCACCAATATTAATAGAAAACTTTTACCCCTCAGGAGCATATTTTGTGAGAGATTATGTATCAGACTTAACAACACTACCGTATGAAAATCCTGATAGGCATCAAGGAGTAAGACATCCAAGAACTGCTGTAGCAATTACTGATAATGGCACTATTTTGTTTGTAGCGGTTGACGGCAGAAATACAAAAGCAGCTGGAATGTCTGCCAAAGAGCTTACATTATTTTTAAAAAAATATTTTAACCCTAAGGATGCTTTAAATATTGATGGGGGTGGTTCTACAACATTTTGGTTAAAAAATGATAATAGGTCAGATACAGGGGTTATAAATTTCCCAACAGATAACAAAAAATCAGATCATTACGGACAACGTGCAGTTAGAAATGGTTTTGTTATTTTAAAAAATAATTAA
- a CDS encoding MBL fold metallo-hydrolase has protein sequence MKRKLLLIKTLSIFLLSNFVVRAQNMIFERIYDETLSQASYIIANENKEAIVIDPKRDIDTYIDFAKQNGLEIKYVTETHIHADFLSGSRELAQVTNAKLLLSAEGGDDWQYSFLHEPLNDLQKIYFGNLEIEVMHTPGHTPESISFLIRNLKNTSEPIKAVTGDFIFVGDVGRPDLLEKTAGKEGSQFVGASQLFESLNKFINLPKNTELWPGHGAGSFCGKSLSTVPQSTLEQEMSSSMAFKYLNDKKAFIEFVLDGQPEPPKYFSTMKEWNKSSRPLLIEIPKLKKLTNTEALKAYENNILIIDTRRKEEVAKEYIPGSLHIENSTSFSTFVGSLVSYNQPILLIASEAEIRDIQRKLIRIGMDNLYGYITEVKNFKNLKSSKIITAEEVLEYKKDKKVQLIDVRTASEYESGHIKGFENMSLNSLDEMSIRIQKDVPVIIHCQSGVRAAMAYSILERLGFTTILNYSGSINDWKAKKLPLVK, from the coding sequence ATGAAACGTAAACTATTATTAATTAAAACATTAAGTATCTTTTTACTTTCAAATTTTGTTGTACGTGCTCAAAATATGATTTTTGAACGGATCTATGATGAAACATTATCTCAAGCTAGTTATATTATTGCTAACGAAAATAAAGAAGCTATTGTTATTGACCCTAAGAGAGATATAGATACCTACATTGATTTTGCTAAGCAAAATGGATTAGAGATAAAATATGTTACAGAAACTCATATACATGCTGATTTTTTGAGTGGTTCAAGAGAATTAGCACAAGTGACTAATGCTAAATTATTATTATCTGCTGAAGGAGGTGATGATTGGCAGTATTCATTTTTACACGAGCCTTTAAATGATTTGCAAAAAATTTATTTTGGGAATCTTGAAATTGAAGTCATGCATACCCCAGGGCATACTCCTGAGAGTATAAGTTTTTTGATTCGAAATTTGAAAAATACATCTGAACCTATAAAGGCAGTTACTGGAGATTTTATTTTTGTTGGTGATGTAGGTAGGCCCGATTTATTAGAAAAAACAGCCGGAAAGGAAGGTTCTCAATTTGTTGGAGCGAGTCAATTATTTGAATCTTTAAATAAGTTTATCAATTTACCCAAGAATACAGAACTTTGGCCAGGACATGGAGCTGGCTCTTTTTGCGGAAAAAGTTTAAGTACGGTACCACAATCGACTTTAGAGCAAGAAATGTCTTCAAGTATGGCGTTCAAATATTTAAACGATAAAAAAGCTTTTATTGAGTTTGTTTTAGACGGTCAACCAGAACCTCCAAAATACTTTTCAACGATGAAAGAATGGAATAAATCGTCACGTCCACTACTTATTGAAATTCCTAAATTGAAAAAACTAACTAACACTGAAGCTCTAAAAGCGTATGAAAATAATATTTTGATTATTGATACTCGAAGAAAAGAAGAGGTTGCAAAAGAATATATTCCAGGTAGTTTACACATAGAAAATAGTACCTCTTTTTCCACCTTTGTGGGGTCATTAGTTTCATATAACCAGCCTATTCTTTTAATAGCATCTGAAGCTGAAATTAGAGATATTCAACGTAAATTGATACGCATTGGTATGGATAATCTTTATGGATATATTACTGAAGTGAAGAACTTTAAAAATTTAAAATCATCTAAAATCATTACAGCTGAAGAAGTATTAGAATACAAAAAAGATAAAAAAGTTCAATTAATAGATGTGCGCACAGCTAGTGAATACGAAAGTGGACATATAAAAGGCTTTGAAAACATGTCTTTAAATTCTTTGGATGAAATGAGTATTAGAATTCAAAAAGACGTTCCAGTGATTATACATTGTCAGAGTGGCGTTCGTGCCGCAATGGCCTATTCAATATTAGAGCGATTAGGATTTACGACTATTTTAAATTACAGTGGTAGTATTAATGATTGGAAAGCAAAAAAACTTCCGTTGGTAAAATAA
- the trxA gene encoding thioredoxin — protein MKKIFPKHILTISGIAFGLLAGYLYWYFIGCQSGSCTITSNPKNSTLYGGLMGGLIFSLFKREKKMMTFEEIINQDKPVLVDFFATWCGPCKMQAPVLEEVKQRIGDQVSIIKIDVDQNQAVAAQYQVRSVPTLIIFKNGKIVWRQAGVFPANELERLLKENL, from the coding sequence ATGAAAAAAATCTTTCCAAAACATATATTGACCATTTCGGGAATAGCATTCGGACTTTTAGCTGGTTATTTATACTGGTATTTTATAGGTTGCCAATCTGGAAGTTGTACCATTACATCTAATCCAAAAAACAGTACATTATATGGTGGTTTGATGGGAGGTTTAATTTTTTCATTATTTAAAAGAGAAAAAAAAATGATGACATTTGAAGAAATAATAAATCAAGACAAACCGGTTTTAGTTGACTTTTTTGCAACCTGGTGTGGACCATGCAAAATGCAAGCGCCCGTTTTAGAAGAGGTGAAACAACGAATTGGAGATCAGGTATCTATTATAAAAATTGATGTAGATCAGAATCAAGCTGTTGCAGCTCAATATCAAGTTCGCAGTGTACCAACTTTAATTATTTTTAAAAACGGTAAAATTGTTTGGCGACAAGCAGGTGTTTTTCCTGCTAATGAATTAGAACGCTTATTAAAAGAAAATCTATAA
- a CDS encoding TPMT family class I SAM-dependent methyltransferase has product MKQEDKIEACCITQCDVPMDKTYWDTRWEKNETGWDIGHASPAITKYIDGVKDKNIAILIPGCGNAYEAEYLLEHGFKNITLIDIAPLAVKNLEKRFKGNTAIKILCEDFFEHSGNYDLVLEQTFFSAILPFRRNEYVAKMHELLKNNGSIVGVLFDKQFNNPFPPFGGCPCEYRPIFEKQFQIKKMETCYNSIPPRQGSEVFIHFIKKISV; this is encoded by the coding sequence ATGAAACAAGAAGATAAAATAGAAGCATGTTGTATCACCCAATGCGATGTGCCGATGGATAAGACCTATTGGGATACGCGCTGGGAGAAAAATGAAACCGGTTGGGATATTGGGCATGCATCACCTGCAATAACTAAATATATTGATGGAGTAAAGGACAAAAACATAGCAATTTTAATCCCTGGGTGTGGTAATGCTTATGAAGCTGAATATTTATTAGAACATGGTTTTAAGAATATTACATTAATTGACATTGCCCCTTTAGCTGTTAAAAATTTAGAGAAACGCTTTAAGGGAAATACTGCAATAAAAATTTTATGTGAAGATTTTTTTGAACATTCAGGTAATTACGACTTAGTCTTAGAGCAAACATTTTTTAGTGCTATTCTGCCATTTAGAAGAAACGAATATGTTGCTAAAATGCATGAATTGCTTAAAAATAACGGAAGCATTGTAGGTGTTTTATTTGATAAACAATTTAACAATCCGTTCCCACCTTTTGGAGGCTGTCCTTGCGAATATCGACCTATTTTCGAAAAACAGTTCCAAATCAAAAAAATGGAAACGTGCTACAATAGTATACCTCCAAGACAAGGTAGCGAAGTTTTTATTCATTTTATAAAAAAAATAAGTGTATGA
- a CDS encoding rhodanese-like domain-containing protein, translating into MNKKEELETVLKNNAFLVDVRSAAEFAEGNVPGSVNIPLDQIEKQLSKLKQHKNIIVFCRSGNRSGQAKTILEQNGFTDVINGGTWQQIKEAINETRR; encoded by the coding sequence ATGAACAAAAAGGAAGAATTAGAAACTGTACTAAAAAACAATGCTTTTTTAGTAGATGTTAGATCAGCAGCAGAGTTTGCAGAAGGAAATGTACCTGGGTCTGTAAATATACCTTTAGATCAAATAGAAAAACAGTTGAGTAAATTAAAACAACACAAAAATATTATCGTTTTTTGTAGAAGTGGAAACAGAAGTGGTCAGGCAAAAACTATTTTAGAACAAAATGGATTTACTGACGTTATTAATGGTGGAACTTGGCAACAAATAAAAGAAGCTATAAATGAAACAAGAAGATAA